One window of Bacillus alkalicellulosilyticus genomic DNA carries:
- the thiH gene encoding 2-iminoacetate synthase ThiH, whose translation MSFYTYIEKMETRNFDLFFSSIEEKDVRRVLNQEVLSEEDFLTLLSPVAQNFLEEMAEKAHKLTVQHFGKTVLLFTPLYIADYCVNHCTYCSFSIINEFERKRLTLDEIEEESRTIASMGLRHILILTGESKQHTPVSYLKDVVSVMKKYFSSIAIEINPLHTEEYQELVEEGVDGLTVYQEVYDRQEYKKYHVKGPKRDYRYRLDAPERGCQAGMRNVTIGSLLGLSDWRTEVFFTGMHAEYLQKKYLGTEINVSLPRIQPYVGSDSSITEVDNVHFVQSMLALRLFLPKAGITLSTRESAFFRDHLLPLGVTKMSAASSTEVGGYTNEHSSVKQFETSDERTVPQITTMLQEKGYQPIYQNWIQV comes from the coding sequence TTGAGCTTTTATACGTATATAGAAAAAATGGAGACGCGCAATTTTGATTTGTTTTTTAGTTCGATTGAAGAAAAAGATGTGAGGAGGGTGCTTAACCAAGAGGTGCTTTCGGAAGAAGACTTCTTAACCTTATTATCACCTGTAGCCCAAAATTTTCTCGAAGAAATGGCCGAAAAAGCTCACAAGCTTACAGTCCAGCACTTCGGCAAAACAGTTTTATTATTTACACCACTTTATATCGCCGATTATTGTGTTAACCATTGCACATATTGTAGTTTTAGTATCATTAATGAGTTTGAGAGAAAACGGTTGACGTTAGACGAAATTGAAGAAGAATCAAGAACAATTGCTAGCATGGGCTTACGGCACATTCTCATTTTAACGGGTGAGTCGAAACAACACACGCCAGTATCGTACTTAAAAGACGTCGTTTCTGTCATGAAAAAGTATTTTTCATCCATTGCGATTGAAATCAATCCATTGCATACAGAGGAATATCAAGAGCTTGTGGAAGAGGGGGTTGATGGACTGACTGTTTATCAGGAGGTATATGATAGACAAGAGTATAAAAAGTATCATGTAAAAGGACCAAAGCGTGATTATCGTTACCGCTTAGATGCACCAGAGAGAGGGTGTCAAGCGGGAATGAGAAACGTAACGATTGGCTCTTTGTTAGGCTTATCGGATTGGCGAACAGAAGTATTTTTCACCGGAATGCACGCTGAGTATCTTCAAAAAAAGTACCTTGGAACAGAAATCAATGTATCTCTCCCAAGAATTCAGCCTTATGTAGGAAGTGACTCATCAATCACCGAAGTAGATAATGTTCATTTTGTACAGAGCATGTTAGCCTTGCGTTTATTTTTACCTAAAGCAGGAATTACATTATCAACAAGAGAAAGTGCGTTTTTCAGGGATCATCTCCTCCCGCTAGGAGTTACAAAAATGTCGGCCGCTTCGAGTACAGAAGTTGGAGGGTACACAAACGAGCATTCGAGTGTTAAACAATTTGAAACTTCTGATGAACGCACCGTCCCACAAATCACAACGATGCTACAAGAAAAAGGCTACCAACCCATCTACCAAAACTGGATACAGGTGTAG
- a CDS encoding LiaF transmembrane domain-containing protein: MNVTGKIIFGAILLLIGGNILLSTLGIHLGGLLGVAFAGLLIWYGYSKMKTAETKGAKTFGTIILIFGILMLIGKAHMIVGMVIAGAIIYYGIKLVKRETQQAAPTNHSSDEDLTVDFKADDSFEHEWKRFIEKHN; the protein is encoded by the coding sequence ATGAACGTGACAGGTAAAATTATATTTGGAGCTATTCTCCTGCTTATTGGAGGAAATATTCTGTTAAGTACATTAGGAATACACTTAGGTGGATTACTAGGAGTTGCGTTTGCAGGCTTACTGATTTGGTATGGCTACTCTAAAATGAAAACAGCTGAAACTAAAGGAGCAAAAACCTTTGGAACCATTATACTCATCTTTGGTATTTTAATGCTTATTGGAAAGGCACATATGATTGTTGGGATGGTGATTGCAGGAGCAATTATTTATTACGGGATCAAGCTTGTCAAAAGAGAAACACAGCAAGCGGCACCAACTAATCATAGTAGTGACGAGGACCTAACAGTTGATTTTAAGGCTGATGATAGTTTTGAACATGAGTGGAAACGTTTTATTGAAAAACACAATTAA
- a CDS encoding M20 family metallopeptidase, whose amino-acid sequence MIEVAIDKRLDELFSEMVSIRRHLHQNPELSFQEVETPAYIAEYHRRLGNEVKTGVGGRGVVATLRGAQPGKTIALRADFDALPIQDEKTVDYKSKVDGVMHACGHDGHTATLLGLARALVENKADLEGTIVFIHQHAEEYAPGGAIEMINDGCLDGVDFVFGTHLWATEPLGKIQYRSGPIMAAADRFEIVVQGQGGHGAMPHLTKDAIVIGSQLVTNLQQLVSRRVDPLQSAVLSIGTFEAKNAFNVIADSAKLIGTVRTFDEDVRTLMENEIRRVVDGTCLAADVSATYSYYRGYPAVVNHEDETMTLASLAPSVPDVSDVEEMAPQMGGEDFAYYLQHVKGSFFFTGARNPELEIAYPHHHPKFDFDERAMLIAAKTLGRIALHYAKS is encoded by the coding sequence ATGATAGAAGTTGCGATTGATAAAAGACTAGATGAGCTTTTTTCTGAAATGGTGTCGATTCGACGTCACCTACATCAAAATCCAGAGCTTTCTTTTCAGGAAGTCGAGACTCCTGCTTATATTGCAGAGTATCATCGTAGGTTAGGAAATGAAGTAAAAACAGGAGTAGGCGGACGTGGAGTCGTGGCGACTCTTCGTGGCGCACAGCCAGGCAAGACGATTGCGCTTCGTGCTGATTTCGATGCACTTCCTATTCAAGATGAAAAAACGGTTGATTACAAATCAAAGGTTGATGGAGTCATGCATGCTTGTGGTCATGACGGCCATACGGCAACACTATTAGGGCTTGCTAGAGCTCTTGTCGAGAACAAAGCTGACCTTGAAGGAACGATTGTTTTCATTCATCAACATGCTGAAGAATATGCTCCTGGTGGGGCGATTGAGATGATTAACGATGGATGCCTTGATGGGGTTGACTTTGTATTTGGTACCCATTTATGGGCTACTGAACCATTAGGAAAGATTCAATATCGTAGTGGTCCTATCATGGCTGCTGCCGATCGCTTTGAGATTGTCGTCCAAGGTCAAGGTGGACATGGGGCAATGCCTCATTTAACGAAAGATGCGATTGTTATCGGTTCTCAACTCGTAACCAATCTACAACAGCTTGTTAGTCGCCGGGTTGACCCTCTTCAATCTGCGGTGTTATCCATCGGAACGTTCGAAGCTAAAAATGCTTTTAACGTGATTGCTGATTCAGCTAAACTTATTGGGACTGTCCGAACGTTTGATGAAGACGTTCGAACGTTAATGGAAAATGAAATTCGCCGTGTGGTAGATGGTACTTGTTTGGCAGCTGATGTATCAGCCACTTATTCCTATTACCGTGGCTATCCCGCTGTTGTGAACCATGAGGATGAAACTATGACCCTAGCATCACTCGCTCCGAGTGTCCCTGATGTGAGCGACGTTGAGGAAATGGCTCCTCAAATGGGTGGTGAGGATTTTGCCTATTACCTTCAACACGTGAAAGGCAGCTTTTTCTTCACGGGCGCACGAAATCCAGAATTGGAAATCGCGTACCCGCATCACCATCCAAAGTTTGATTTTGATGAACGAGCGATGCTCATTGCAGCAAAAACGTTAGGTCGAATTGCACTTCATTATGCGAAAAGCTAG
- a CDS encoding cytochrome c biogenesis CcdA family protein — MTEVTIWLAFLAGVVSFLSPCVFPLVPAYLAQLTGTNVSNNQIQAERGVILSRSVGFVIGFTVVFLILGATSTFIGQFFLSNRQLFEQVGGVIITVFGLQMAGIISIRALLTTKNLQSTPKKSTSFFGSVLFGFVFGTGWSPCIGLVLSSILVLASRAETMGSGMLLLFIYSMGLGLPFVLVAMLWSRSLNKIKKLNRLLPTIQKVSGYIMILLGILLFTGQFAIISAYLARFIPFNI, encoded by the coding sequence ATGACAGAAGTAACAATTTGGTTAGCCTTTTTAGCTGGGGTTGTATCCTTTCTTTCCCCTTGTGTCTTTCCCCTAGTTCCAGCTTATTTGGCACAACTAACAGGAACTAACGTAAGTAATAATCAAATCCAAGCCGAACGTGGAGTGATTCTTTCTAGAAGTGTTGGCTTTGTGATTGGGTTTACAGTCGTATTCTTAATTTTAGGTGCTACTTCAACGTTCATTGGTCAATTCTTTTTAAGTAATCGACAACTGTTTGAACAAGTTGGGGGAGTGATTATTACCGTATTTGGGTTGCAAATGGCTGGTATTATATCCATTCGTGCTTTACTCACGACAAAAAACCTTCAATCTACCCCGAAAAAATCGACTAGCTTCTTCGGGTCCGTATTATTTGGGTTTGTGTTTGGGACAGGGTGGTCTCCATGTATTGGCCTTGTTTTATCTTCTATTTTAGTTCTAGCCAGTCGTGCAGAGACAATGGGAAGTGGCATGCTTCTTCTCTTTATTTATTCAATGGGGCTTGGTTTACCATTTGTCTTAGTAGCTATGCTGTGGTCTCGATCCTTAAATAAAATAAAAAAATTAAACCGACTTCTTCCTACCATTCAAAAGGTGAGCGGGTATATAATGATACTATTAGGAATTTTATTATTTACAGGGCAATTTGCGATTATTTCTGCGTACTTAGCTAGGTTTATCCCTTTTAACATCTAA
- a CDS encoding PspA/IM30 family protein, translating to MVFRRIRDLTLASIHEGLDQLENPVTMLNQYMRDVEDEIKKAEKAVLKQVMLGESFKKQLLEVNELIEKRSRQAELALKAGEEELARKALYSKNLYEEKSEKYEKILANNEQELVEIKEQLSDMKQKYIEMKDKKMELVARENAARIKDNLQHTISQFSSEKAEAGFARIEQNIYEMEMKTRTRREFDIEFKESTAVYYDDAITKEIETLKERMSTK from the coding sequence ATGGTATTTAGAAGAATAAGGGATTTGACGTTAGCTTCAATTCATGAAGGATTAGATCAATTGGAAAATCCAGTTACAATGTTGAATCAGTATATGCGTGATGTAGAGGACGAAATTAAAAAGGCGGAGAAAGCAGTTTTGAAACAAGTCATGCTAGGGGAAAGCTTCAAAAAACAGCTACTAGAAGTAAATGAACTGATAGAAAAAAGAAGTCGTCAAGCAGAGCTTGCACTAAAAGCAGGAGAAGAAGAGTTAGCGAGAAAAGCGTTGTACTCTAAAAATCTGTACGAAGAAAAAAGTGAAAAGTACGAGAAAATTCTTGCAAACAACGAACAAGAATTGGTAGAAATCAAGGAACAACTAAGTGATATGAAGCAAAAGTATATTGAAATGAAAGATAAAAAAATGGAATTAGTGGCAAGGGAAAATGCAGCCCGCATTAAAGATAATTTACAACATACGATTTCTCAATTTTCTTCTGAAAAAGCAGAAGCAGGCTTTGCTAGAATTGAACAAAATATATACGAGATGGAAATGAAAACAAGAACAAGAAGAGAGTTTGATATTGAATTTAAAGAATCAACTGCCGTATATTATGATGATGCCATTACAAAAGAAATTGAAACGCTAAAAGAAAGAATGTCAACCAAATAA